Proteins from a single region of Streptomyces vinaceus:
- a CDS encoding serine hydrolase, which produces MISSIDDLRTWVPTMVGGRLPDGDRLLEPATQAERLHMLPTGNAGLGYGLGIADFAGWIGHNGELPGYETIAVRLPQDRATLVIIVNSDVDGKFGNLSSLIANRITKIVSPKHVWSLPEEAQPNALPEPSSPTAPPASPKP; this is translated from the coding sequence ATGATCTCCAGCATCGACGACCTGCGCACCTGGGTTCCCACCATGGTCGGCGGGCGGCTGCCGGACGGCGACCGATTGCTGGAACCCGCCACCCAGGCCGAGCGGCTGCACATGTTGCCCACCGGGAACGCCGGGCTCGGCTACGGGCTGGGCATCGCCGACTTCGCCGGCTGGATCGGCCACAACGGCGAGCTGCCCGGCTACGAGACCATCGCCGTCCGCCTCCCGCAGGACCGAGCCACCTTGGTGATCATCGTCAACTCCGACGTCGACGGGAAATTCGGCAATCTGAGTTCCCTCATCGCCAACAGGATCACCAAGATCGTGTCACCCAAGCACGTCTGGTCCCTTCCCGAGGAGGCGCAGCCCAATGCGCTCCCGGAGCCGTCCTCGCCGACCGCCCCTCCCGCGTCGCCCAAGCCGTAG
- a CDS encoding SDR family NAD(P)-dependent oxidoreductase, whose product MNATEHQQISPRTWLVTGATSGIGRELTLQALENGDAVSAIARDTASLDELAEAHGERLLLIRADVRDEEVVREAVARTLSRFGRIDVVANNAGYGLFGAVEEASDAQARAVFDTNVFGVLNVLRATLPVLRGQRSGHILQGSSIYGQSAHPGVGLLAATKYAVEGLSDALAAEVAPLGVKVTIVQPGMTATPFLSNLDVAAGIGDYDPTVRAVQKGIGELPASAFSSAARIAEGIRTAVDSPNPPLRLALGTSSATGMRTALAARTADLHNWIRVTDAVDR is encoded by the coding sequence ATGAATGCGACCGAACACCAGCAGATCAGTCCCCGCACGTGGCTCGTCACCGGTGCCACATCCGGCATCGGCCGTGAACTGACCCTCCAGGCATTGGAGAACGGCGATGCCGTCTCGGCGATCGCCCGCGACACCGCTTCCCTGGACGAACTGGCCGAAGCGCACGGGGAGCGTCTGCTGCTCATCCGGGCGGACGTGCGTGACGAGGAGGTCGTCCGGGAAGCGGTGGCGCGCACGCTATCGCGGTTCGGCCGCATCGACGTGGTGGCCAACAACGCCGGCTACGGACTCTTCGGAGCTGTCGAGGAAGCCTCTGACGCGCAAGCCCGCGCTGTGTTCGACACCAACGTCTTCGGCGTGCTCAATGTGCTCCGCGCGACGCTCCCGGTACTCCGCGGCCAGCGATCCGGACACATCCTCCAGGGCTCCTCGATCTACGGGCAGTCCGCCCACCCCGGCGTGGGGCTTCTGGCCGCGACGAAGTACGCGGTCGAAGGGCTGTCGGACGCACTGGCTGCCGAGGTCGCGCCGCTGGGCGTCAAGGTCACGATCGTCCAGCCCGGAATGACCGCCACCCCCTTCCTCTCCAACCTCGACGTCGCGGCCGGCATCGGCGACTACGACCCGACCGTGCGCGCGGTTCAGAAGGGCATCGGAGAACTGCCCGCATCCGCGTTCTCCTCCGCAGCCCGGATCGCCGAAGGCATCCGAACCGCGGTCGACAGCCCGAACCCCCCGCTGCGCCTGGCACTCGGCACCTCCAGCGCCACCGGCATGCGCACCGCCTTGGCGGCCCGTACCGCAGACCTGCACAACTGGATTCGCGTGACCGACGCCGTCGACAGGTGA
- a CDS encoding serine hydrolase domain-containing protein: MGRYRTPTVVAAASLLLTALCAGQAPAAAPPGRIGIDDVTAEKLDDAIITAMREAGIPGVGVGLWVDGDGSYVRAFGASDKTTGTPIKTGMHTRIGSVTKTFTITGVLQLVDDGKVRLDAPISTYLDGVPGGDRITVRQLADMRSGLYNYTEDPHWLDVFKADPYRAWNPKELLSIAFRHPANFAPGTRWEYSNTNTVLLGLLVEKMSGQPLHTYLQQHVFAPAGMNETSLPTGAEITSPYVHGYTNFTPDGATVDASTWNPSWGGRPGR, encoded by the coding sequence ATGGGCCGGTACCGTACGCCCACCGTCGTGGCCGCTGCCTCCCTCCTGCTGACCGCGCTGTGCGCGGGCCAGGCCCCGGCCGCCGCCCCGCCGGGCCGGATCGGCATCGACGACGTGACCGCCGAAAAGCTCGACGACGCGATCATCACGGCCATGCGCGAGGCCGGCATCCCGGGCGTGGGCGTCGGCCTGTGGGTCGATGGTGACGGCTCCTACGTACGCGCCTTCGGCGCCTCCGACAAGACCACGGGAACCCCCATCAAGACCGGGATGCACACCCGCATCGGCAGCGTCACCAAGACCTTCACCATCACGGGCGTCCTGCAACTCGTCGACGACGGGAAGGTACGGCTCGACGCGCCGATCTCGACGTACCTCGACGGGGTGCCGGGCGGCGACCGCATCACCGTCCGGCAGCTCGCCGACATGCGCAGCGGCCTCTACAACTACACCGAGGACCCGCACTGGCTGGACGTCTTCAAGGCCGACCCGTACCGCGCCTGGAACCCGAAGGAGCTGCTGAGCATCGCCTTCCGGCACCCGGCGAACTTTGCGCCCGGGACGCGCTGGGAGTATTCCAACACCAACACCGTCCTGCTGGGCCTGCTCGTCGAGAAGATGAGCGGACAGCCCCTGCACACCTACCTGCAACAACACGTCTTCGCGCCTGCCGGCATGAACGAGACCTCGCTGCCGACCGGCGCCGAGATCACCAGCCCGTACGTGCACGGCTATACGAACTTCACCCCGGACGGCGCGACCGTCGACGCCTCCACCTGGAACCCGTCCTGGGGTGGGCGGCCGGGGCGATGA